The following are encoded together in the Phaseolus vulgaris cultivar G19833 chromosome 9, P. vulgaris v2.0, whole genome shotgun sequence genome:
- the LOC137820040 gene encoding pentatricopeptide repeat-containing protein At4g21300 — MYNTSNLCSIFRLAFSRSKFMHTATNICNNVISKSHLLPPETQDSLTPHLESLFRACSDASLLQQVRQVHTQVVVGGMSDVCSLSSRILGLYVLCGRIKDAENLFFRLELCYALPWNWMIRGLYMLGWFDFALLFYFKMLGNKVSPDKYTFPYVIKACGGLNNVPLCMVVHNMVRLMGFHVDLFVGSALIKLYADNGYIHDARLVFDELPLRDTILWNVMLHGYVKIGDFGNAMGTFRDMRTSYSKPNSVTYTCILSICATKGKFCVGAPLHGLVISSGFEFDPQVANTLVAMYSKCGNLLDARKLFNTMSQTDTVSWNGLIAGYVQNGFTDEAAPLFNAMISAGVKPDAVTFASFLPSILKSGSLKHCKEVHSYIVRHRVPFDVYLKSALIDIYFKSGDVKTAYKIFQQNTLVDVAVCTAMISGYVLNGLNMEAINIFRWLIKEGMVPNCLTMASVLPACAAVAAMKLGKELHCDILKKRLENVNVGSAITDMYAKCGRLDLAYQFFRRMSERDSVCWNSMLSSFSQNGKPEMAIDLFRQMGISGAKYDAVSLSSALSAASNLSALYYGKEMHAYVTRNAFGFDTFVASALIDMYSKCGKLALARCVFDLMDGKNEVSWNNIIAAYGNHGFARECLDLFHEMLGARIHPDHVTFLVIVSACGHAGLVDEGIHYFRCMTTEYGICARMEHYACMVDLYGRAGRLHEAFDTIKSMPFTPDAGVWGTLLGACRLHGNVELAKLASRHLQELDPKNSGYYVLLSNVHADAGEWASVLKIRSLMKEKGVQKIPGYSWIDVNGGTHMFSAADGNHPDSFEIYLILKSLLLELRKQGYVPQPYLPLHPQIMGKH, encoded by the coding sequence ATGTATAACACATCAAATCTATGCTCTATTTTTAGACTTGCATTTTCAAGGTCCAAATTCATGCACACAGCAACAAACATATGCAACAATGTTATCTCAAAATCACATCTTTTGCCCCCGGAGACCCAAGATTCTCTCACACCCCATTTGGAATCTTTGTTCCGGGCTTGTTCAGATGCTTCTTTGCTTCAACAAGTTAGACAAGTTCACACCCAAGTCGTTGTTGGTGGCATGAGTGATGTTTGCTCACTGAGTTCCAGGATTTTGGGGCTGTATGTTCTTTGTGGTAGAATCAAGGATGCAGAGAACTTGTTCTTCAGGCTTGAATTGTGCTATGCTCTTCCTTGGAATTGGATGATAAGAGGGCTTTACATGTTGGGGTGGTTTGATTTTGCTTTATTGTTTTACTTCAAGATGTTGGGTAACAAAGTTTCACCTGACAAATACACATTCCCTTATGTGATTAAAGCTTGTGGTGGTTTGAATAATGTGCCGTTGTGTATGGTGGTTCATAATATGGTTCGGTTGATGGGGTTTCATGTGGACTTGTTTGTTGGTAGTGCTTTGATCAAGTTGTATGCTGATAATGGTTATATACATGATGCACGACTAGTGTTTGATGAATTGCCTCTAAGAGATACCATTTTGTGGAATGTCATGCTTCATGGTTACGTGAAAATTGGAGATTTTGGCAATGCAATGGGGACTTTTCGTGACATGAGGACCTCTTATAGTAAGCCTAATTCAGTGACATATACTTGTATTTTGTCTATATGTGCTACGAAAGGAAAATTTTGTGTTGGTGCTCCGCTTCATGGTCTTGTTATTAGTAGTGGATTTGAGTTTGATCCACAGGTAGCAAACACACTGGTTGCCATGTATTCAAAATGTGGGAACCTTTTAGATGCTCGCAAGTTATTTAATACAATGTCACAAACTGATACGGTAAGTTGGAATGGGTTGATTGCTGGATATGTACAAAATGgatttacagatgaggctgcaCCTTTATTTAATGCAATGATCTCTGCTGGTGTCAAACCAGATGCGGTCACTTTTGCAAGTTTCCTTCCTTCTATACTTAAATCTGGGAGTCTCAAACATTGTAAGGAAGTTCATAGTTACATAGTGCGACATAGAGTGCCTTTTGATGTCTATTTGAAGAGTGCTCTTATTGACATATACTTCAAGAGTGGAGATGTAAAGACGGCATACAAGATTTTCCAGCAGAATACTTTGGTTGATGTTGCAGTTTGCACAGCTATGATCTCAGGTTATGTACTTAATGGGCTGAATATGGAGGCTATAAACATTTTTCGGTGGTTAATTAAAGAGGGAATGGTTCCTAATTGCCTAACCATGGCTAGTGTTTTACCAGCTTGTGCTGCAGTGGCTGCTATGAAATTAGGGAAGGAGTTGCATTGTGATATTCTAAAGAAACGACTAGAGAATGTTAATGTCGGATCTGCCATCACAGATATGTATGCGAAATGTGGTAGACTGGATCTTGCTTATCAATTTTTCAGAAGAATGTCCGAAAGAGATAGTGTATGTTGGAACTCAATGCTTTCAAGCTTCTCACAGAATGGAAAACCAGAAATGGCAATTGATCTCTTTCGCCAAATGGGAATTAGTGGAGCCAAGTATGATGCTGTGAGCCTATCATCTGCCCTCTCTGCTGCTTCAAATTTATCAGCACTCTATTATGGGAAAGAGATGCATGCCTATGTGACAAGAAATGCATTTGGTTTTGATACTTTTGTTGCAAGTGCACTGATAGATATGTATTCTAAATGTGGAAAACTAGCTTTGGCTCGATGTGTGTTTGACCTGATGGATGGGAAGAATGAAGTTTCATGGAACAACATCATTGCTGCCTATGGAAACCACGGTTTCGCTAGAGAATGCCTTGACCTATTCCATGAGATGTTAGGAGCTAGAATTCACCCTGATCATGTTACTTTTCTTGTTATAGTATCTGCTTGTGGCCATGCAGGCTTAGTTGATGAAGGCATACACTACTTTCGTTGCATGACTACAGAATATGGTATCTGTGCTAGGATGGAGCACTATGCATGCATGGTAGATTTGTATGGTCGTGCTGGCCGTTTGCACGAAGCATTTGATACCATTAAGAGCATGCCATTCACTCCAGATGCAGGTGTTTGGGGTACATTGCTAGGAGCTTGCCGGCTCCATGGCAATGTGGAGTTGGCTAAACTAGCTTCAAGGCATCTTCAAGAACTGGACCCAAAGAATTCTGGATACTATGTATTGCTTTCTAATGTACATGCTGATGCTGGTGAATGGGCAAGTGTTCTTAAAATAAGAAGTTTAATGAAGGAAAAAGGAGTTCAGAAGATACCTGGATACAGCTGGATTGATGTTAATGGTGGAACCCATATGTTTTCTGCTGCCGATGGAAATCACCCAGACTCTTTTGAGATCTATTTGATTCTGAAGAGTCTCCTTCTTGAGTTGAGAAAACAGGGTTATGTTCCTCAACCATACCTTCCATTGCACCCTCAAATCATGGGCAAGCATTGA